In the genome of Raphanus sativus cultivar WK10039 chromosome 4, ASM80110v3, whole genome shotgun sequence, one region contains:
- the LOC108815359 gene encoding uncharacterized protein LOC108815359 isoform X2: MGRYSYSQPSQSGTFGGDGSDSDYNEFEALIQEDQAQLEAENRQFVYPPQPEVEFGFPQTCYCGSQPQIRTSYSRTDPGRRYYTCDNVADGECHVWKWWDEAVMEEMRARDRHTQQLAEKVDSLGLLSDFDTDQKLLRLENMLCELAKNKSNSSFDFIVAVMVMVVIFIGLVLIFM; the protein is encoded by the coding sequence ATGGGGCGTTACAGCTACAGCCAACCTTCCCAGTCTGGTACTTTTGGTGGGGATGGCTCAGACAGTGACTACAACGAATTTGAAGCTCTGATACAGGAAGACCAAGCCCAGTTAGAGGCCGAGAACCGTCAGTTTGTGTACCCTCCCCAGCCTGAAGTAGAATTCGGGTTTCCGCAGACTTGCTATTGTGGGAGTCAACCTCAGATTCGGACGTCTTATAGTAGAACCGATCCTGGACGCAGATACTACACATGCGACAATGTTGCTGATGGAGAGTGTCACGTTTGGAAGTGGTGGGACGAGGCTGTCATGGAAGAGATGAGAGCCAGGGACAGACACACACAGCAGTTAGCCGAGAAGGTTGATTCTCTCGGCTTGTTGAGTGACTTTGACACTGATCAGAAGCTTCTTAGACTGGAGAACATGTTGTGTGAGTTGGCTAAGAACAAATCAAACTCTAGCTTTGATTTTATTGTTGCTGTTATGGTTATGGTCGTGATTTTCATAGGTCTCGTCCTCATCTTTATGTAA
- the LOC108815359 gene encoding glutathione S-transferase T3-like isoform X1, whose protein sequence is MLISAWLNTSKDPITSNYQKSGTFWKRVGDSFFEALNGGPGGDTSAHRNYKQRWHKINDLVNKFCGAYAAAERRITSGQHENDVLKVAHDIYFADQGYKFTLEHAWCVLRYEQKWVNLNPTKSSGGSKRKADSETSTTSESVKAGEDAQTRPEGVKAAKARRSAMGKGKSVADYTAVWEMRKEDLEKKEKLTKFAILDSLIAKSKTTTLTQAEEVAKEKLLAEYF, encoded by the coding sequence ATGCTGATCAGTGCCTGGTTAAACACTTCTAAAGACCCTATTACCAGCAATTACCAAAAGTCGGGAACATTCTGGAAACGAGTAGGGGATAGTTTCTTCGAAGCTCTGAATGGTGGACCTGGTGGTGACACATCCGCGCATCGGAATTACAAGCAGAGGTGGCACAAAATAAATGATCTTGTCAACAAGTTTTGTGGTGCATATGCGGCTGCGGAGAGAAGAATTACTAGTGGTCAGCATGAGAATGATGTTCTGAAGGTGGCCCACGACATATACTTCGCTGATCAGGGCTATAAATTCACACTTGAACATGCGTGGTGCGTGTTGAGGTATGAGCAGAAATGGGTTAACCTCAACCCCACTAAATCTTCTGGAGGTTCTAAGAGGAAGGCAGATTCAGAAACTTCAACCACAAGTGAAAGTGTAAAGGCTGGTGAGGATGCTCAGACAAGACCTGAAGGTGTAAAGGCTGCAAAAGCAAGACGCAGTGCAATGGGTAAGGGGAAGTCTGTTGCTGACTATACAGCGGTTTGGGAGATGAGGAAggaagatttggagaagaaagaaaaactgaCAAAGTTTGCCATCTTAGACAGTCTGATAGCCAAATCCAAAACCACCACACTCACTCAGGCTGAAGAAGTAGCCAAAGAGAAGCTCCTCGCGGAGTATTTCTAG